The Meriones unguiculatus strain TT.TT164.6M chromosome 14, Bangor_MerUng_6.1, whole genome shotgun sequence sequence tttctttgttttttttgttttttgttttttgagacagggtttctctgtgtagccctggatgttctggaactctctgtagaccaggctggccttgagcttagagattcacctgcccctgcctcccaattAGAGGGGTGCCCTACCACAGCCCAGATTCTTTAGCCCTTTTAATTAAAGTTACACgatgtatttattatgtgaatgtgcaggtgtgtgtatggACAGAAAGCTTTATGGATACGGTTTTTTCCTTTCACGGTGTAGATACCAGAGAGTGAACTCAGGGTACAGATCCTGGCAGCCAGCAACCTGTACCTGAACCAACTTGCaagcagtttttttcttttatttttgttttgtgtgtctgtgtgtaagtgcacagcctggtgcctgtggaggcccaCAGACGGTGTGGGATCCCCAGAATTGGGGTTGAGGGCATTTGTTAGCCTTCCCGtcggttctgggaactgaacatcCGTGCAGGCGGTCTTAGCCACTGATGTGCCTCAAATGCCTTTTCTTCcacaaaataaaggaaaggtTTTAGGTGGTGTAGAGCCAGTTAGTGACTGGGAAAACGAGATTTGGGCTTTCAGGTCCCCAGACACAGgaacagcagagggcgccagcaTCGCTCAGGGTGTGAGAATGGAGGACAGGAGGAGGGCCTGGCGCGTGGGGTCTGCTGACCGCTGGGCCTACTGACCGCCAGGTCCGTGCTGACCGCCAAGGCCAAGGACCTGGAGCATGGGGTCTGCTGACTGCTGGGCCTGCTGACCGCCAGGGCCGTGCCCCCGTGTGGGGCCTACTGACCCCCAGGGCCGGTGCTGACCGCCAGGGCCGTGCCCCCGTGTGAGACCTGCTGACCATTGACTCTGCTGACCGCCAGGGCCATGCAGGCCGCGTGAGCGCGAGGCTGCCCTGAGCCTGGGAAAGGGGCTACGGGCGGGAATAACGGTCCAGTGTTTCACGCATCCTGGACAGACAGAGGCGCTGCTGGTGCGGACACATGTCAGGCCCGCCCCTGGCTAGGCCAGCAGGGCTCCTCTGGAGCACGGTATCATGCAGGCTTCACCAGCAGAGGAGGccgtctctgtctgtgtgtgctgaCCTGGGCTCGCTCTTCTGTCCACGGGGCTTGGCGGGGTGTCCTTGACGGCATGGGCGCTCCACCTCGGAGCCAGGTCCTCAGCCTCGGTTTTTTAAATGTGCCACACTGCTTCTCAggctgcagtccaggctggcccacattcacaggtagcccaggctagcctggagctcatgTTAGGCCTCCTGATGGCTAGGAGTGCCTGGGCCCTGACCGTGGGCTCCAGCTCTTTCTGCCTTTGTGTACTGCACATGTGTGCCGGGTGCTggaagaggccagaaaagggtgccgGACCTCCTGAGCCTGGGATTGTGCACGGTGAAAGCTGGTGCTGGAGTCAGACTgcggtcctccacaagagcagctggtgctcttagccactgggcCGCCTTCTGCCCCTTCTTTTTATGCTGAGACAGTCTCACGTGGGTGctccggctggccttgaactcactcatCGGCCTGTGGGAGCCTTGAgtttgtaatcctcctgctttgTGCTGAGGGGATAGGACCACTATGCAGTGtcttatgtattattttatttgtttgtttatttattttggcttttcgagacaggtttctctgtgtggccctggctggcctggactctctgtagcccaggctggcctggagctcacagatctTCTCCTTCggcctgcctcccgagtgctcggatcacaggtgtgtaccaccgtgCTTGGcaatgtattattttaaaatttaaaaattttattttgctgggcggtggtggctcacgccttgaATCCCcacatttgagaggcagaggcaggccccaAATCCACTGTACAGTGGAGGCTTGTGCCTCTGCTCTTCCTCAGCTCATAGGCCCGTGCCACCACGCTGGGCACGTTTGCCCAAGTTCTATTACAGTGTGCTTCGCTGTTGGTTTCCTTGGCTGTtggtttctgttactgtgacagaTGCCTATGATAAACaccactttttaaaagatttctttttaattgtgtgtgtgttggtcagaagagggtgtgccTCATCCGGATCGGTTGTTAGGGTGGTTGTAAGCGGCTGACATGGTGCTGGGACAGAGCTCAGTCCTGTGCAAGGGTGGTGAGTGCTTTTCTCCATGACCCGTTTCTCCACAAACACGGGGTAGAGGTGGGCGGCTGACCTGGGCCGGCGGGCGGGTGGGAGGCGGGTGGGAGGTGGGCAGCTGACCGCCCAGCAGGTGGGCAGGGCTCGTTTAACCCTGGGGTCCACAGGAATAACCCGCAGACTGCAGCAGCTGGCTGTCACCTCACCAGCACTCACAAGTGTCTTCTGCCACTATGGAGAAGAGGGTGgcccaagcctgtaatcccaactccTGGGAGGCCGAGGCCGGAAgatccaggagttcaaggccagcctgggctgcatggggAGCACTTGTCTGAAAACgccaccaacaaaaccaaaaagaacaatCTACATGTTCATTAGTAACTTTTTATTTTACCAAGATCTCCCTCCGCTTTTTAAAGTTGAGCCAGGGCCTCACTCCACGGTTCAGGGAGCCTGGAACTTTGCGGCTTAGACTAGTTTCAAGctcccagtcctcctgcctcggcgTCCCTCCACTGGGACTGCAGGCCTGTGTTAGCAGGCCTGTGTTAGCACGCCTGCAGGAGTCTCACCGTGGAAGCAGCTTCATCACCTGTCTTCTGACCTGATATTACACCTTTTTCCCTCGCATCAGTAATTATTTTTGAAACACCATTAAGTTTCTTTCTAACAGTagaacttaattttttattacctTTATCGATTcatgtatgtgaaggtcagagccTAAGCTGAGAGCTGTTTCTCGTCATCCTGTGGATAGAGCTCAGGCCCTCAGCTTGGCAGTGTTCTTTCTCGGTGCTGACTGAGTCTGTTTTCCTGTGGTGCTGAAGATGCAGCCCAGAGCCTGTGTGCACAGCCTGCGAGCCACAGCCTCCACCTCGGGCTTCCTTTCCATTCTCTTACTGAGGTGCAAACTCTCTCTGCCCAGTGCATGGCTCCCGTGCTGTGCACCCTGGGCCATCTGGCTCCTGTCTTGTGGGACCCCTGTGTGGTGTTTCAGAACTTCAGGCAGGGCAGGTTAGCTGCCCAAACACTTGGCTAGCacgcacaaagccctggattccatccccagcCCTGTGTAAACTAACCTGGTGGAAGCAGCCATGACTGCAGAGCTCGGAGGTGGATGCCGGAAGAGCGGATGTGTAAGCTCATCGTTGATTCACAGCCTTGAGTCCACTCCTGACACAGGAGATTATGTCTcagagggcaggcaggcaggaaggaaggcaggagggagggagggacggaagCAGATTTCAAATTGACCCCCCTCCCAAGACAGGCTCTTGCTTCTGGCTCAGGCCTTCACCCCCAGGTcatcctgcctctctctgcctgagtCTGACGTAGACCCCACTGCTTCCAGCCTTCAGATTAAGCCGACCGTTGCTTTGTTCCTTTGCCCACTTGTGTCCCAAGGGGCGGATGGGGCTTTGGGGACCAGTGGGGCTTGCTGACCTTGGGGCTTGCTGACCTTGGGGCTTGCTGGTGACTATCTTTGTGTCCTACCAGGCTCTGGAGACCCGGGCCAGCCCTGGCCACACCCCAGGCTGTGTCACCTTCGTCCTGAATGACCAAAGTATGGCCTTCACTGGAGATGCCCTGCTGATCCGAGGGTGTGGACGGACAGACTTCCAGCAAGGTGACCCCTGACCCAGCCCAGGACCTCAGTGTGCTGTGGTGTGAGAGTGCCCAAGAGCAGCCACATAATAGgggtccctgtgtgtgtgtgtgtggggggggggcagccgggtgtgcagagtgagttcctggtCCGCCAGGGTTCTGGAGAGAGTTTGCCTCACAAGGGGGGTGgtggagagacagacacaggaagGAGTGAGCAGCTGGCTGTGCAGCTCAGCAGGTACAGTGCTCAGCCAGCATGCCTGAGGCTCGGGCTCCCGTCCTCATCCTCTGGCAACCGGGAAGAGCTGAACCAGGCCTcccaccccagcactcaggagggggaggcaggaggatcgagtGTAAAGTCATTTTTGGTGTAGAACATGTGTACCCACAGACATGCTACAggccatacacatacacacgtacacgcGTGCTGTTCCTGTACCCGGTTTAACTGTTGGGGGCTGTAACGTTTGGGGTTAGGTGAGGATTGCTCTTAACCTCCCCTTTTCAACGATTTGTCTGCACTGGTGACTCAGAACTTGGCATAGGTGCGTGTGTTTGGGGTGTccgtggaggccaggagagacaCCAGGTGCTCCCTGTATACGCTGCACCCTGTTGCCTTGACACGGGGTCTCAGTGGGCCTGGCCAGGGCTGGCAGCCAGCGGGCCCTCGCGTGCTCCAGCCTCCGCTGCCTGCAGCGCAGGAGTCACGCTGGCATGGACCCAGGCTTGCACAGCAGGCGCGTTTCCCCTCGCCGTCCCTGCGGGCCCGGGCTCACACCTTCTCATTTAAGCCACATGTCACTTTCCCCTGATCCGGACCTTACGGAGTCACAGATTATCCCGTTTCATCTATGCTGCTCCGCCCCCCAGAATGAGACAGGGAGAGCCTCCTCTGTGTCTCCTGAGGAGAGGGTTAGGTGCCCTCAAGCGCCGCCCCTCCCCGGGGGAAGGGGTGCGGCCTCCTGTTGTCCATGTGACCCGCTGACCTCCAAGTGTTCTTTCCTCAGGCTGTGCTAAGACTTTGTACCACTCTGTGCATGAGAAGATCTTCACGCTTCCAGGCAACTGTCTCATCTACCCGGCTCACGATTACCACGGTGAGGGAGTCCATGACAGGCTGCCGACCCTGAACACGGGGCCGCCCCCTGCCTGTCGTCCTCGAGAGGCACGGAGGCTACAGAACGCAGAGGTCCCTGTGGCTGAGAGATTATGTGCTTGGGCTGCTGTGTGGATGGAAAAACCGTGAGACGCTTCTGCAAGGCATAGGCCTTCCTAGGAGACCTCCGAGAGCGGCGGGAACTGTGGGGACTACATTTCCCATAGTGCCCAGAGACAGCAGGGCCTGCTTCTCAGGACAGATCACGGAAGAGCCAGTTAGGCCAGGGAGACGCCCTCCACGGCCTCCTGGGAAATGTAGTTCCAAGCTGCCCAAGGCAAAGGGTCATTGGTTACTTTCCTTTCCCTTTGTGGACAGGGCTCACGGTTTCTACTGTGGAGGAGGAGCGGACTCTGAACCCACGGCTCACCCTCAGCTGCGAAGAGTTCATCAAGGTCATGGACAACCTGAACTTGCCCAAGCCACAGCACATAGGTGGGTTACCCAGGATCAGGActgtggggtgggaggagagcaTGGTTGGGGTTTGAACCAGTGGatctgagggaggaggagcctgaACTCCTAGATCTGAGAGAAGATCTGGGATTTGGTGccctgggtctgagggaggaggctgtcatggacccctggtctgagggaggaggctgtcctgacccctggtctgagggaggaggctgtcctgacccctggtctgagggaggaggctgggcctggacccctggtctgagggaggaggctgtactgacccctggtctgagggaggaggctgtcctggacccctggtctgagggaggaggctgtcctgacccctggtctgagggaggaggctgtcctggaTCCCTGGTCTGAAGATGAGGACTCAGGACCGGAACTGGtccctcctaagagccaggaggATTTCTGGGCGTCAGTGGGACATGAGGCAGCCCTGCGTCCTTAGAATCATTGCGGTTTCTTCTTTTCAGACGTTGCTGTTCCCGCAAACATGCGCTGTGGGGTCCAGACTCCACCTTCCTGACTGAGGAAGCCAGCTGCTCATATCCGTTAAGAATGGActaggtgggggaggggagggagtgaCCCCTgagcccccccccacccccgtcagCACTTAAGCATCTTAAATAAACTCCACTTTAGTTTTGGCATAAATCTGAGTTCCGCTTGTTTTCTTGGGGAAGGAATGGTGTTTCTTGGGGAAGGACTGAGCGCGGAAACTCAGTCCTGGCCCCTCAAAAAGCCAGACCCCACCTTGgaagagggcttgcctagcatgcgtgaAGAGGAGCAGGGCGggaggtgcatgcctgtaatccgtGCTCCGGTGCTGGAGGAGGATCGTCAGGAGGGAGGCCAGGCCGGGCTGGGGAGACCCTGCCTTAGAAGAAGGGGCGGGCGCTGGAGCGATGCTTAAAAGATGGAGAGCcgccgctcttgcagaggacccaggttcaattcccagcacccacacggcggcTCAGAAACGCCTGAACTCCAGGTCCCCGGGgtgtggcctctgtgggcactagacACGCACCTGCAGGCGAGACGCCCATTCCCAGAAGATAGACAGCATGAAGGCCCAGGAGGGAGGAGCAGGAGCACACACGGATTAGGGGGCACGGGATTCCGTGTGAGCCTCCCCGACCCGGGCCGAGGGGGCCCCCTGCAACCCGGGCTCTCAGCTTCCCTGTGGAAACAGCCTCACGACGTTCCAGTGAGCTGATGCGTCCAGATGTGTGGCTCCTGGGCCTCTGCCCGCACGAGCGTGCCCGCCCTGCTGCGGTCCTCTCCGGCTAGGAATGACAGTTTGCCCAATAGTGATGAAAATACTCAACGGTAGTAAATAAAGGACGAGTGCCGCCGGCCTGCGGACGCTGCCCGCGCTGCCCGCCCCAGCGGGAGGCCGGCCCACCCCTTCTTTCACGGGGAGGTGTCAAACGCTTCCCTGCACTCCCGACCTCTATCCGCCCGGTTTTGCATACCAGACCTGCTCCCGAGAGGACGGGGTCCGCCTGTGACCTTTAACCTCTGCTCTCCACCCAAGGCGAACTGTGGTGTGGGGCGCAGCCCGCCGCTGGGCAGACCCGGCCGCTGACTCAGCCCGGGACACCCCCTCCCCTGCCGGGCTCCCTAAACCGGTCGGGGCTCTTCCAAAGCGCTCATTAGAGGGGAGAGGCCCCCATCTTCATTCCTATCTTCCAGGACTTCCTGGTCCCGGCCCTCGGGAGGCCGACGCGTGCAGGTGCCCGACGCGCCCGGCCCTCCCGGGGCACAGGAGCGGGCACGGGGGCTGCGTGGGCTGCGTGGGCGGGGCGGAGCGGAGGGGCGTGGGCGGGGCTGGGGGCCGGAGGGCGGGGCCGGAGGCCCGGGGTGGCGGCGCGCGGGGCGGGGCGCCTCCCTCCTCCCGGAGAGAGCGGTCGGACCTGTTGTCCCCCTGACTTCCGGCTGTGGAGGGGGACCGGGCGGCCTCGGCTCCCAGACACCCGTCCGCGGCGGAGGCGGCGGAGCCGGGGAGGAGGCTGCGGACGCCGGGATCTCCTCCGGAGCGGGGACGCGGGCGTCGGGCGCCCCCGGAGACGCACGAGCCCGAGCCCGGATCCTGGGCGCGGAGCCGCGGGCTCTGCTGCCCTGCGCGCGGCCCGGGACCCCACCGCCGAGCCCCGGTGAGAAGGGCCAGTCCCGGGAGGGGGTGGAGGAGATGGGGGCCCTCGGGGCAGTCCGGGACACGGAGGCGGCTGCGGGGAGGGCGCGAGGGTGGCGCCTCGTACCCGGCGAGCCGCGACCCGCACTCTGCTCTCCGCCCTCCTGCAGGTGCCCCTCGGACACGTTCCAGCCCCCGTGGCCAGCGGGTACCCCGGGAAGCCCCGGGCCGCCCCCTCGGAGCGTTCGGAGCGGGTCTCTGAACTTCGGGGTTCCGGCCCTGGGCACGCTCGCCGCGCTCCAGGCCACGCCCACACGCCAGCAAGCCACGCCCCGGAGCGCCGACCACGCCCACCCCGCAGGACGCCAAACGGCCATGGGGACTCCCCGCAGCCCCGAGGAGGGCTCCTCGTCGTCGCGGGCTCCGGAGGGCGCCGCCGAGGGCCAGCCTCAAGGGCCCGAGCAGCCCCGGGGGCACCCGGAGGAGCCCCGAGAGCGCGAGGACTCCGACGTCCCAGCCGAGCCGCCGAGCTGCCGGGGAGCTGAGCGGCAAGccgaggaaggggaagaagtgggagaagaaGGTAGCAGCACCGAGAGCTGCCGCGAAGAGGTGAGGGGTCAGCCCGGCGGGGGGGAtcctgacagacagacagacgggcagaggacagacagacaggcagaggacagacaggcagaagacaggcagaagacagacagacagaggacagacagacaggcagaagagaggcagacAGCAGACAagcagaagacagacagacagaggacagacagacagaggacagacagacaggcagaagagaggcagacAGCAGACAGGCAGAAGACAGgcagaggacagacagacagaggacagacagacaggcagaagacagacagacaggcagaagacgcagacagacagaggacagacagaggacagacagacaggcagaggagaggcagacagcagacagacagaagacagacaggcagaagacagacagaggacagacagacaggcagaagagaggcaaacagcagacaggcagaggacagacagacagaagacagacagaaaacagacagacaggtagaagacagacagacaggcagacacccAAGCAGTGGCTAGACACAGAAGGACAGATGGAGGGACACCAGACGGAGACCCAGAGTCAAGGAAACACCCAGTTAGACAAAGTTGGATGTGAAGCGAGAGAGACCTGGTAGGAACCGAGAAACCAAACATGACAGAGACAGGGGGGCgagaagagaccagaagagagacCGGGGAAGACGCGCAGAcccagagaggcaggcaggggaGCTCATTGCGTGTGGGGGCACTTGCTTCCAAGTctgaggacccgagttccatTCCCACGGCCCACAGTGATGTAtgagtcctctgacctccgctgGCACTTTGCACACAAAAacgagaaaagaaaggaaggaaggaagattaaaagaaagaaaagaagggaggaaaggaagatagacaagaaggaggaggagagagaaaggggagggaggcaggcaggcccGGCAGCCTAGCTTCGTCGCTCAGCGGCCCTGAGCGGGTCCTGAACCTGCGCCCGCACGCCGGCGTCTCACTCTCTTGGGAGCAGGTGGATTAGGCGGCTGTGACCCCCAGAGGCGCAGCTGGGGTGGGGCCCAGACCGTTCGGGGGCCGTCGGTGGTCACACCCTGCCTAATTTCAGCCCGAGGCCGCGCCTCGGCCGGGCCCCGCCTCTGCGGGGGGGGATGCGCGGGGCGGCGCGCCGGCTGCGGGGGCAGCGGCTGGAGGCGCTCACACGCGTGGCCCTCATGGAGCAGCGCGTGAAGGAGCTGAGGATCGAGGTGAGGCGGACGCGGGATGGCGGACGCGGGATGGCGGACGCGGGATGGCGGACGCGGGATGGCGGACGCGGGATGGCGGACGCGGGATGGCGGACGCGGGATGGGGGACGGGGGATGGCGGACGCGGGATGGCGGACGGGGGATGGCGGACGCGGGATGGCGGACGCGGGATGGGGGACGCGGGATGGCGGACGCGGGATGGGGGACGCGGGATGGGGGACGCGGGATGGCGGACGCGGGATGGGGGACGGGGGATGGCGGACGCGGGATGGGGGACGCGGGATGGCGGACGCGGGATGGCGGACGCGGGATGGGGGACGCGGGATGGCGGACGCGGGATGGGGGACGCGGGATGGGGGACGGGGGATGGCGGACGCGGGATGGGGGACGCGGGATGGCGGACGCGGGATGGGGGACGGGGGATGGCGGACGCGGGATGGGGGACGGGGGATGGCGGACGCGGGATGGCGGACGCGGGATGGGGGACGGGGGATGGCGGACGCGGGATGGGGGACGCGGGATGGCGGACGCGGGATGGCGGACGCGGGATGGGGGACGCGGGATGGCGGACGCGGGATGGGGGACGCGGGATGGGGGACGGGGGATGGCGGACGCGGGATGGGGGACGGGGGATGGCGGACGCGGGATGGGGGACGGGGGATGGCGGACGCGGGATGGGGGACGCGGGATGGGGGACGGGGGATGGGGGACGCGGGATGGGGGACGGGGGATGGGGGACGCGGGATGGGGGACGCGGGATGGGCGCTCAGGCCGCGCGGGCCCAGCATCCCTGTGACCAGGGGCGTCCCCGACCTCTGCCGGGCCTCGGGTCCCAGCCC is a genomic window containing:
- the Ethe1 gene encoding persulfide dioxygenase ETHE1, mitochondrial isoform X2: MTAELGGGCRKSGCALETRASPGHTPGCVTFVLNDQSMAFTGDALLIRGCGRTDFQQGCAKTLYHSVHEKIFTLPGNCLIYPAHDYHGLTVSTVEEERTLNPRLTLSCEEFIKVMDNLNLPKPQHIDVAVPANMRCGVQTPPS
- the Ethe1 gene encoding persulfide dioxygenase ETHE1, mitochondrial isoform X1; translation: MSGAALRLAGRRLSQRSAPGAPVLLRQMFEARSCTYTYLLGDWEAREAVLIDPVLETAPRDAQLVKELGLKLLYAVNTHCHADHITGSGVLKSLLPGCQSVISRLSGAQADVHIEEGDTIRFGRFALETRASPGHTPGCVTFVLNDQSMAFTGDALLIRGCGRTDFQQGCAKTLYHSVHEKIFTLPGNCLIYPAHDYHGLTVSTVEEERTLNPRLTLSCEEFIKVMDNLNLPKPQHIDVAVPANMRCGVQTPPS